The genomic window GACGTGGTGGAAAAACAGCGAGCTCGCGAGATCTACGAAACCATTCTTCGTGAACGACGTGACCCGGGTTTACTTGAATGGGCGGGCGGCAACCTATTCAAAGCCCGCGTGTTTCCGATTGAAGCGCTGAGCGAAAAACGAATCAAGATCGTCTACACTCAAGTCCTGCCGATGCGGGGAAACCGTTATCGTTATGCGTACGGTCTGCGCAGTGAGATGCTGCAAAAAACGCCGCTGCGTCAGTTGTCGCTGGACGTTCAAGTACACTCGGCTCTGCCCCTGCAGTCCGTCGAATGCCCCACGCACGCGGTTCGCTCCCAGTTGACCGAACACTCCGCCAAATTGGAATTCGAAGCTCAACAATACACCCCGACGCGAGATTTCGAAGTCGTTTGTCAGGTCGCCTCGGCCGGCAAGGACATCGTGGTCGTACCGCACCGCCGCGGCGAAGATGGCTATTTCCTGGCTCAACTGACGCCTCCCGGCGGCGATGGCGACTGGCAACGCCAGTTGGTTGCCGATGGCGAACCGTTGGATTGGTTGTTCGTGTGCGATACCTCGGCGTCAATGGATCAGTCGATGCGCAGCCGGCAACAACAATTTGTCGCCGCGATGCTCGCTAGCCTTGGTCCCCAAGATCAATTCGACATCGCCTATTGCGACGTGGAGTGTAGGTGGCTGAACGATGAACTGGTGCCGGCTGACGAAGACAATGCTCGCCGAGCGTATGAATGGTTGAATGATCGAATCTCCTTGGGATGGACGGACCTAGAGCGAATGGTCCAGGCGGTTCAGGAACGTGTGGGTGAAAACACGCAAGTCATTTACATCGGCGACGGGATCGTCACCGCCGGTGATGCCACGCCGCAATCCTTTGCGACGCGTCTTCCGGAAATCAGCAATGCCGCTTCGATCGGAACTTTCCATACGGTCACCGTGGGCAGCACGTTCGAGTCCACGGTGTTACGAGCGTTGACATCGGAGGGCGGCGGGTCGATACGGCACATCAACGGCCAGCAAACACCGCAGCGGACGGCTCAGGAATTGTTGACGGAAATCACCCAGGGGGGGCTCCGCGATCTGGACGTGCAATTTGAAGGGCTGCAGGTAGCCGCTGTTTATCCGCAGCGTCTGCCGAACTTGGCCGCCGGGACGCAACAAATTGTGCTGGGCCGATATCTTCCCAGCGGAGAGGACCAGCAGGGGCAAATCGTGATCACCGGAACCCGCGATGGCAAACCGGTTCGCTACAAAGCCGACGTCGCGTTGGCGGATGCGGAAACCGGCAACTCCTTCATTCCCCGCCTCTGGGCGCGGGCACATCTGGATCACCTGTTGGCGCAGGGCAGTGGTCCGCTGGTCCGCGACGAAATTATCGCATTGTCCGAACGGTTTCACATCATCACGCCCTACACCTCGCTGCTGGTGCTGGAGTCCGACGCGGATCGCGAACGATTTGGTGTTAAACGCCGGTATTTGATGCGAGACGGCGAACGATTCTTCGCGGAGGGCCGTGACAATGCAAACTTTGAATTGTTGCAGCAACAGATGAAACGTGCCGGCGATTGGCGACTGGGGTTGCGACGACGGATTCTAGGCGACCTCGTGCAACTGGGCCGCACACCCGAATGGTATCGGCCGCTGCAGCGCTACGGCGGTTTCACACCAGCGTACGCCAGCAGCGGCCCGGTTTCCGGCTTCGCGCTGGGACGTTCGTCGGGAACGATGTGGATGGGCGGCATGGGCGGCATGGGCGATGGGTGGGGTGGCGGTGGCGGTATGGGCGGCGGGATGGGGGGCGGATTCGCTCTCGGTGGCCGCCTGCGTGCAGAACCGTTCGGTATGTCGGTCAGCGGGGGAGCGGACCCGTTCGCGATGCCCATGGACTTCTCGGGTTCGCTGTCGTTGGATGATTTCGACGGCCTTGGCGCCGAAGACGAAGCCCGCGTCGATTCACTTGCCGAATCCGAATCCATAGACTGGCAGATGAATCAACCGATGAGTGAAATGATGGCCCAGACGCCCATGGGCATGCGCGGTCTCCGCTCCAGTCGTCAGCAACAAGGTCAGCGTTCAAGGGCTTCCAGTCGCTCAAGCTTGCTCGCCAAGAAAAAATTGCATTTCGGCGGACAGGCCTATTACGATTCGGAGCAGTACGTGGCCTGGACGCAGCAGCTGATACCCCAGGTTCCCGCCCGCCCCCAGCCGGCACGTTCCGGTAAACCCAGCGGGGATCCACAGTCGCTGGAAATTCTCAACCGTTTGATCCAGACCATCGATCGTCCGCTCGGCGAAGGCTTGCACGTCACCCGTCGGACCCGCCGCTTCGATCCCGTATGGGATCGCGTCACGGCGGTTGACGAATCCGTTGAATTATCCGCTGTCGATCGCTGGCTGACCTTCAACAACTCCGTCGGTTCGCAAACACTTGCGCAATGGTGTGACGCCACGCAGCGCGGCAGTTTTTCGCGTGCCTTCCAGATTGGCGCGACGCGTCCGGCCTTTGATCTGGACGTGGAATCGTTTGTGCCAGGCCAACGACCGCTGGCCACGGCGGAAGATTATCACGCATTCGAAGGGCACACCGCCACGATCGAGTCGTCCGCAGACGATCGAGTAATCGTGCGGTTAACAAACGATGCTAACGAAAAACAGACGCACAAGATCACGATCGATCGATCGCGCCAGGTTGTGGTTGCCATCGAACATTGGAATCCAACGGATGACGGCGAGCCCACGCTGACTCGGACTATTCGTTACTCTCAGTTCAAACGGGTGGCCGGGGTTTGGTGGCCGGGAAAAATCGTGGAACTCTCAGGCGATCAACAACGGGTCCGCGAAACCACTCAAACGGTCCGTCTGCTGAATCAACAGGATTTCGACCAACAATTTGTCGCGGAGCTTCCACCGCCAGATGCCTCGCTGTTGTTTTCATCGCGGCTGCCGACCACTCGGGAAGCCAAGATCGCTTTAAAGACCAGCGAAGCCGATCATGACGACCTGTTGCAGTTAATCCTGGAAGCCGGCCGTGAGCAAGCATGGGACGATGCGCTGCGTCGGCTCTCGGATCTGGAACAGCTCGTACCGGAAAAGCCGGGTGTGCAATGGATCCGTCAAGCGGTATTGGCCGCCGCTCGCCGAAACGCTCAGGCTTTGCAGACGCTCCACACACTGGCGGCCGATATTGCGGCAGGCAATCGCAACGACGAACTGTTCCTGTGCGGCTATATCGTGCAACAAGTCACGACGCTGGCAGATAGCAACGAAATGCTGCGGATCCTGGATCAATTGACGGAAGTTTACAGCCGCCAACCAGAACATGCTCACGCGGCCTGGACGCTGAAGGATCGGCGAGCATACTACCTGCGGAACTTGCAACGTCCCGAAGCGGTGGAATTGCAACGCCAGTTGGCAAGCGAAACTCCTTGGGAAGCGTCCGCTCATATTCTGTACGCCCAAGACTTAGTCCGTGCGGGGCATCACGAGCAAGCGTATCGTTGGTTGGCGAAACAGATCGACGATCTACCCGACGGGGCAGACCAAGTGGCGGACGCGTTGCGTGAGCACTACGCCCAGATGCTGCGCAGCGAAGGCCGAACCGCCGACTTGGTGGCTTATTTGGAGCAATGGATCGCCGCCTCGCCCCACTCACGCGGGGCTCTCCTGCAATACCTCACCGCCTTGATGCGTGACGATCGGCTGGACGATGTCAACGAGATTGCGAAACGCTGGATGGCCGACGCTCAGCAGCAACAGCGGCTCGATCCCGCCACGCTGGCGCGGCTGAATGCGGCGGCGGATTACGCCCTGGGCCAGCGTTATCAGCTGTACGTTTACTGGCTGGATCCGGCAATGGCCCAGCCCTTGGCCGAGACGGCGAGGTTCTTTTTGCAGCACCCACACCATCACGCCATCGCAAGCCAGATCGTGGGGAATTCTCGCTTCAGCAATACCGATGAAAGCGATCGACTGCGGCGAGAGATCGCGTCGCGGCTGAGCGAACAAGTGGAGCGTTTAGATGCATCGTTGGTGCAGGCGTTTGTGTCGTGGACGGCACCGTTTACCGAATTCCCCTTGCACTCGAAGGACGAATGGAAACGCATCGCGGACATGCTGAAGAAGCGTTGGGATGCGGAGGAGGACGAGTCGCAGCGAAAGGCCTTGGCTTCGGCCCTGCACTCGCTGTACAGCCGCCAATTCCCCGACACCCACTTGCTGCCGTATATGCGAGCTCGCATTGAACGAGCCGAGCGTGAGCAACGACTACAGGATGCCGCGGAACATCGTTGGGCACTGTTTAACATTTTGCTAGAACGCCCATGGACAGCGGAACAAGAGACCGAAGCGGCGGACCTGATCCCACAGCTCGGCGTCTCGAGCACGGACGTTTCGCCGTTGCCCGAACAGACACGCGGGCTGGCCGAATTCGTCGACACCATGCTGCGGCAACGGCAAGCGGCCAGCATGGCGGAATTGCAAAACTCCGCAGAGTTCGATTCGTTGACGCGAACTGAGCTACGAGCCAAGCGTCGCGAGTTTCTCCGCGCAGCCCGTGAAGGAGTCGTCAAGGTCGTCGTTCGCTCCGCGAACGCAACGCACGACATCAACGACGAACTCGCCGCTTGGCTACAGCTAGAACGCCTTACCCTAGACGTGCAACTGGGGCGCAAACAAAAACAAGCCGCCGACCAGTGCTGGGAAATGCTCGGCGAACGCCCTGACCAATGGCTACCTGAAGAATCCGAACTGAGCCGCATGTCCGAGCCACAAAAGGTTCAGGCGATCAGTCGAGCGCTGCGGCAGGAACGCGCCCTGGCAGTCGTCAGT from Roseimaritima ulvae includes these protein-coding regions:
- a CDS encoding VIT domain-containing protein encodes the protein MLVKSLVGLSAIAALIAVLVTQNGDPPQGQPLGEVLDRALAAPTLKLDVQRPGQSAEVLIRQASLVRWQESDSQYTIATPEHRWQIDEQTNTVRRERSPWHRANSKQVDLLSLLDIDAKQAQQLRSSVAGESTTIEGRRRTLFTSTKGQPVAHGFFDATSGRLQELRCWPTGWSPQAVPRTLLIVARDLAVDESQFVVADKFSEDGRIGKIVDSAGVVTLRPMTQRRWTPVATQMLLKPGDWLRTDAWGANAATVALTSQFKIILGPASLLELRSPTDIRLHRGQVKLVGGSLAEESLTLHGPTEHTRTIRKQQTVHIRVDRHSQLVEPEAPPLWLSGYEGSSNVDEVGSLIANIDGRETPLTIGTHAVSVEIRDQIARTTIEETFVNHTGSRLEGVFYFPLPQDASISGFGMWIGGELIEADVVEKQRAREIYETILRERRDPGLLEWAGGNLFKARVFPIEALSEKRIKIVYTQVLPMRGNRYRYAYGLRSEMLQKTPLRQLSLDVQVHSALPLQSVECPTHAVRSQLTEHSAKLEFEAQQYTPTRDFEVVCQVASAGKDIVVVPHRRGEDGYFLAQLTPPGGDGDWQRQLVADGEPLDWLFVCDTSASMDQSMRSRQQQFVAAMLASLGPQDQFDIAYCDVECRWLNDELVPADEDNARRAYEWLNDRISLGWTDLERMVQAVQERVGENTQVIYIGDGIVTAGDATPQSFATRLPEISNAASIGTFHTVTVGSTFESTVLRALTSEGGGSIRHINGQQTPQRTAQELLTEITQGGLRDLDVQFEGLQVAAVYPQRLPNLAAGTQQIVLGRYLPSGEDQQGQIVITGTRDGKPVRYKADVALADAETGNSFIPRLWARAHLDHLLAQGSGPLVRDEIIALSERFHIITPYTSLLVLESDADRERFGVKRRYLMRDGERFFAEGRDNANFELLQQQMKRAGDWRLGLRRRILGDLVQLGRTPEWYRPLQRYGGFTPAYASSGPVSGFALGRSSGTMWMGGMGGMGDGWGGGGGMGGGMGGGFALGGRLRAEPFGMSVSGGADPFAMPMDFSGSLSLDDFDGLGAEDEARVDSLAESESIDWQMNQPMSEMMAQTPMGMRGLRSSRQQQGQRSRASSRSSLLAKKKLHFGGQAYYDSEQYVAWTQQLIPQVPARPQPARSGKPSGDPQSLEILNRLIQTIDRPLGEGLHVTRRTRRFDPVWDRVTAVDESVELSAVDRWLTFNNSVGSQTLAQWCDATQRGSFSRAFQIGATRPAFDLDVESFVPGQRPLATAEDYHAFEGHTATIESSADDRVIVRLTNDANEKQTHKITIDRSRQVVVAIEHWNPTDDGEPTLTRTIRYSQFKRVAGVWWPGKIVELSGDQQRVRETTQTVRLLNQQDFDQQFVAELPPPDASLLFSSRLPTTREAKIALKTSEADHDDLLQLILEAGREQAWDDALRRLSDLEQLVPEKPGVQWIRQAVLAAARRNAQALQTLHTLAADIAAGNRNDELFLCGYIVQQVTTLADSNEMLRILDQLTEVYSRQPEHAHAAWTLKDRRAYYLRNLQRPEAVELQRQLASETPWEASAHILYAQDLVRAGHHEQAYRWLAKQIDDLPDGADQVADALREHYAQMLRSEGRTADLVAYLEQWIAASPHSRGALLQYLTALMRDDRLDDVNEIAKRWMADAQQQQRLDPATLARLNAAADYALGQRYQLYVYWLDPAMAQPLAETARFFLQHPHHHAIASQIVGNSRFSNTDESDRLRREIASRLSEQVERLDASLVQAFVSWTAPFTEFPLHSKDEWKRIADMLKKRWDAEEDESQRKALASALHSLYSRQFPDTHLLPYMRARIERAEREQRLQDAAEHRWALFNILLERPWTAEQETEAADLIPQLGVSSTDVSPLPEQTRGLAEFVDTMLRQRQAASMAELQNSAEFDSLTRTELRAKRREFLRAAREGVVKVVVRSANATHDINDELAAWLQLERLTLDVQLGRKQKQAADQCWEMLGERPDQWLPEESELSRMSEPQKVQAISRALRQERALAVVSYLAARRSAPPALVQRVSEYIEVGAELDSADRFWWRERLYDWLIVLDQSETLRSKLTAWIETDPLPERWQRDLARLEAELGNIDTAIRLMESARQTTRLAPADYLTLADWYLVAERRQAYEQARLAVFDAMPEHEIYNWLQYKLQQWYRADDDLPTEVDDQTLFAFRALFANSRQPEHYVYLLKQVYTASRDFRLLAQLPDAVTGRTDQQIYPLLESLASQILNEIHKEATADEILRRIEVLRQQGTNARNQHALDLLETLVESRAAEVLDQPGPHDQNATAALQRAFKRDWAGGEIRQMAHFLASLGTLKTPGLRAERLKQLEELQQQTAAGSDDRFYVSWQMAHAVAWSNGEHEKASMMMDAALAEYRSAHPDGLPVSANDGVFDYARMLNYQGRFAAAEQLLTREIEHPLNVSQRQAYEVQRMLTYIHALRDDGQVSLGAGHELYENLQTHLLEHANAARDEAHRAAVMDALLRFYRTASDKRHPDVKEDLWTYASERFPSLLVRQTNNQQNLVSNVSQLISQRLDIRKNLEFLIGVFETYPQYLDYTYQSPWQQFGYQLSSQRKILQNDLSDLEPRLLQVVLNELRRDLQTQQNRSRYLYGNSGNFWNEKTDEFARVANEVYDQHPHAPRHVSYIARYLADSLGRPTRAIEMLMPLYENDRLSPRQQTDLVEYLQETDRREEAVAILEPLVEAYPDNVDHRTDLLTSYHKLERQQAFERLLHSTVSRFRKQGLWSESNVAAIAECCLKNEDYSSAAKYFSVAIAMNQAVVARQRYAQYTLSQYYGHLADAYSGLGDTRQAVDAASAAIVMWGDDVNQRRGMVYKLQQVLRAAKDLDDFVEHLDQQAADSGQDSPLIRKQIGFVYAERGKHDQAIVQLKLAIGMQPTDAETHTKLIELYDAHEDHAKAVEQTLALIDFDRHTLEHYQRLVQRLEDDTAMAERAITTIVEAAPLEGEHHQAIAEIRQRQNRWDEAIVHWKRVAELRRLEPTGLLKLAKAQIHQGHAAAARQTLTELSRTEWPARFSDVEQQVQRMREELKK